From Thalassococcus sp. S3, one genomic window encodes:
- the hppD gene encoding 4-hydroxyphenylpyruvate dioxygenase: protein MGPFPHTAPKSEITVENPAGTDGFEFVEFAHPDPDELRVLFARMGYAKTARHKHKNIELWQQGDITYVLNAEKGSFADRFVAEHGPCAPSMAWRVVDAQHAFEHAVAKGAQPYEGDDKTMDVPAIMGIGGSLLYFVDQYYETSPYNEEFEWLEQSKPRGVGFHYLDHLTHNVFKGNMDKWFRFYGDLFNFREIRFFDIEGKFTGLYSRALTSPCGRIRIPINEDRGETGQIVSYLKKYNGEGIQHIAVGAYDIYDATDEIAERGLTFMPGPPDTYYDLSQERVSGHQEPLARMKKHGILIDGEGVVDGGETRILLQIFSKTVIGPIFFEFIQRKGDDGFGEGNFKALFESIEREQIANGEIAAE from the coding sequence ATGGGCCCTTTTCCGCACACCGCGCCGAAATCCGAGATTACGGTTGAAAATCCAGCCGGAACGGATGGCTTCGAATTTGTCGAATTCGCGCATCCCGACCCTGATGAATTGCGCGTGCTTTTCGCCAGGATGGGGTATGCCAAGACAGCCCGGCACAAGCACAAGAACATCGAATTGTGGCAGCAGGGCGACATCACCTACGTTCTGAATGCCGAAAAAGGCAGCTTTGCCGATCGTTTCGTGGCAGAGCATGGCCCTTGCGCACCATCCATGGCCTGGCGCGTGGTCGATGCGCAGCATGCGTTTGAACATGCCGTCGCCAAAGGCGCTCAGCCCTATGAGGGTGACGACAAGACCATGGATGTGCCTGCAATCATGGGGATCGGCGGCTCCCTTCTCTATTTCGTCGATCAATATTACGAAACCAGCCCCTATAACGAAGAGTTCGAATGGCTGGAGCAGTCCAAACCACGCGGCGTTGGCTTTCATTACCTCGATCACCTCACGCATAACGTGTTCAAGGGCAATATGGACAAGTGGTTCCGGTTCTACGGCGATCTCTTCAACTTTCGCGAAATTCGCTTTTTTGACATCGAGGGCAAGTTTACTGGCCTCTACAGCCGGGCGCTGACCTCACCCTGTGGCCGGATCCGCATCCCGATCAACGAGGATCGCGGAGAGACGGGCCAGATCGTGTCGTATCTCAAGAAATACAATGGCGAGGGCATCCAGCATATCGCGGTGGGCGCATACGATATCTATGACGCCACCGACGAGATCGCGGAACGCGGCCTGACCTTCATGCCGGGGCCGCCGGACACCTACTACGATCTCAGCCAGGAGCGCGTGTCCGGACATCAGGAACCTCTCGCCCGGATGAAGAAACACGGCATCCTGATCGATGGCGAAGGGGTGGTGGATGGAGGAGAGACACGCATTCTGCTCCAGATCTTTTCGAAAACGGTGATCGGACCGATCTTTTTCGAATTCATCCAGCGCAAGGGTGACGATGGCTTTGGCGAGGGGAATTTCAAAGCCCTCTTCGAAAGTATCGAGCGCGAGCAGATCGCAAACGGAGAGATCGCGGCAGAATAA